In a single window of the Blastopirellula marina genome:
- a CDS encoding carboxypeptidase regulatory-like domain-containing protein yields the protein MRSFGMALSIIGLLAVGALGCGSQGNIAPVTGTITLDGAPLEGAAVSFQPIASEGELTVSGMGSYGKTDAQGHYSLKLIETDGEGASVGSHRVQVSVAEEQAGDALTTDKVPSRYRGFDSELTFDVPSSGTETANFDLTTKRKR from the coding sequence ATGCGCTCGTTTGGTATGGCATTGAGCATAATCGGTCTCTTGGCCGTCGGCGCCCTGGGATGTGGATCCCAAGGAAATATCGCGCCGGTAACCGGAACAATCACTCTGGATGGCGCTCCTTTGGAAGGAGCAGCCGTTAGTTTTCAACCGATTGCGTCGGAAGGGGAATTGACCGTCAGTGGAATGGGTTCGTACGGTAAGACCGACGCCCAGGGCCATTATTCCCTGAAGTTGATCGAGACCGATGGTGAAGGGGCTTCGGTCGGTTCGCATCGTGTTCAAGTCAGCGTTGCCGAGGAACAAGCTGGCGACGCGTTAACAACTGACAAAGTGCCTTCTCGGTATCGGGGCTTTGACTCGGAGCTAACCTTCGACGTTCCTTCCAGTGGCACCGAGACGGCCAACTTCGATCTCACTACGAAACGGAAGCGATAA
- a CDS encoding aspartate kinase, whose translation MSLIVQKFGGTSVADCEKIVSAARKAIRAQREGHQVVMVVSAMGKNTDVLVDLAQQVSDSPPAREMDMLLSTGEQVSVALMAMAIDALGSKAVSLTGAQIGIRTDSTHTKARIRSIETSRVKQLLDAGNIVIAAGFQGIDENLNITTLGRGGSDTTAVALAAVLDADTCEIYTDVDGVYTTDPRVLPEARRVPQIAYDEMLELASLGAGVMHSRSIEFAKKFGVPIHVRSSFTDIPGTLIVQDPESRTRSVSGAAITKKEARITLAGVPDEPGISLELFRRIAAKAISVDMIVQNISSDGKANISFTVPQEELKVTLDAVKQATELLQPEDITYDDHVSKVSVVGLGMATIPGVAEKMFRVLSDEGINIQAISTSEIKISVLVSRSDAQRALQAVHNGFQLDVTPEDSPAEVSDVRVRDVTDPAVVVQRLREMEDLAIDDIELDRSQSLLAVRRVPDHPGIAAKIFDAVAAKGINIDVIIQNVGRDDCANVSFTCPVADYEKAFAALEEVVKEMGNGEVQGNREAAKLSVSGIGLRSHTGVGVRMFKALSDAGINVDLISTSEVRVNVIVDEHEGEPGLKVLKEAFADVLADS comes from the coding sequence ATGTCACTAATTGTTCAGAAGTTCGGGGGAACGAGTGTAGCCGATTGCGAGAAAATCGTCTCTGCCGCGCGAAAAGCGATTCGCGCTCAGCGAGAAGGCCATCAAGTTGTGATGGTCGTCAGTGCGATGGGCAAAAACACAGACGTGTTAGTCGACCTGGCTCAACAAGTCAGCGATAGTCCACCCGCGCGTGAAATGGACATGTTGCTGTCCACCGGCGAACAAGTCAGCGTGGCCCTGATGGCGATGGCGATCGATGCCCTCGGTTCGAAGGCGGTCAGCCTCACCGGCGCCCAAATCGGCATTCGCACCGACAGTACCCACACCAAAGCGCGTATTCGCTCGATCGAGACTTCCCGTGTGAAACAGTTGCTTGATGCCGGCAACATTGTCATCGCAGCCGGTTTCCAGGGGATCGACGAGAACCTCAACATCACGACCCTCGGCCGAGGCGGCAGCGATACAACCGCCGTCGCCCTGGCTGCCGTGTTGGATGCCGATACCTGCGAAATCTACACCGACGTCGATGGCGTCTACACAACCGACCCGCGCGTGTTGCCAGAAGCCCGTCGTGTCCCGCAAATCGCTTATGACGAAATGCTGGAACTTGCCAGCCTAGGTGCCGGCGTGATGCACAGTCGCTCGATCGAGTTCGCCAAAAAGTTTGGTGTACCGATCCATGTCCGAAGCAGCTTTACCGACATCCCAGGCACGCTCATCGTACAAGATCCGGAGTCGCGTACTCGGTCGGTAAGCGGTGCGGCGATCACCAAGAAGGAAGCTCGCATCACCCTGGCAGGCGTTCCCGACGAGCCGGGCATCTCACTGGAGCTGTTCCGCCGAATTGCCGCCAAAGCAATCTCGGTTGACATGATCGTGCAGAACATCAGCTCTGACGGTAAAGCGAATATCTCGTTCACGGTGCCGCAGGAAGAGCTGAAGGTCACGCTTGATGCCGTCAAACAAGCCACCGAATTGCTGCAGCCAGAAGATATCACATACGACGATCATGTCTCGAAGGTTTCGGTCGTCGGCTTAGGCATGGCCACCATCCCTGGCGTGGCCGAGAAGATGTTCCGTGTCTTGTCAGACGAAGGAATCAACATCCAAGCGATTTCGACCTCTGAAATCAAGATCTCCGTGTTGGTGAGTCGCTCCGACGCCCAGCGTGCCCTGCAAGCGGTTCACAATGGTTTCCAACTCGACGTCACGCCGGAAGACTCGCCGGCGGAAGTCAGCGATGTCCGCGTGCGGGATGTCACCGATCCAGCCGTTGTGGTCCAGCGTCTGCGCGAGATGGAAGACTTGGCGATCGACGATATCGAACTGGATCGTAGTCAGTCGCTTCTGGCCGTTCGTCGCGTGCCGGATCACCCTGGTATTGCCGCCAAAATTTTCGACGCTGTCGCCGCCAAGGGCATTAACATCGACGTCATCATTCAGAACGTCGGTCGCGATGATTGCGCGAACGTCAGCTTTACTTGCCCAGTTGCCGACTACGAGAAAGCGTTTGCGGCGTTAGAGGAAGTGGTCAAGGAGATGGGCAACGGCGAAGTCCAAGGAAACCGTGAAGCGGCCAAGCTAAGCGTCAGCGGAATCGGACTTCGTAGCCACACTGGCGTAGGTGTGCGAATGTTCAAAGCCCTCAGCGATGCTGGCATCAACGTCGATTTGATCAGTACCTCGGAAGTGCGCGTGAACGTGATCGTCGACGAACATGAAGGCGAGCCTGGCTTGAAGGTTCTCAAGGAGGCATTCGCCGATGTCTTAGCCGACTCGTGA
- a CDS encoding DUF1559 domain-containing protein, whose product MAVRINRGFTLVELLVVIAIIGVLIALLLPAVQQAREAARRMQCTSNLRQMGLGLHNYHDTYGVFPPGKITEGNCCGTKSRSNWAIMILPFIEQGNLADRYNNSVYNEDAPNQFVRESQVDIYMCPSDPEAGKLEKPGSGPGSGLAYAHGSYRCMGGRSDGSGWWDNNQASSLPKQWKGLLHAVGTLGLDTERMASVVDGTSNTLVIGEMSTRTETRRGTFWAYSYTSYNSSDAHDQPRTLISDYNKCVAIGGSGGSNSCKRGWGSFHAGGNLDFLLADGSVKLVPLTIDMQVWVNGATIAGSEATTLP is encoded by the coding sequence ATGGCTGTGCGAATCAACCGCGGTTTTACCCTTGTAGAACTGCTTGTCGTCATCGCGATCATCGGCGTACTGATCGCTTTGCTTCTACCCGCCGTTCAACAGGCTCGCGAAGCTGCCCGAAGGATGCAATGCACCAGTAATCTCCGCCAGATGGGACTCGGGTTGCACAACTATCATGACACGTACGGCGTGTTTCCGCCTGGGAAGATTACCGAAGGAAATTGTTGTGGAACGAAGAGTCGTTCGAACTGGGCGATCATGATTCTGCCGTTCATCGAGCAAGGCAATCTGGCCGATCGCTACAACAACAGTGTCTACAACGAAGACGCTCCCAATCAGTTCGTGCGAGAGTCTCAGGTCGATATCTATATGTGTCCCTCTGATCCCGAGGCTGGCAAGCTCGAGAAGCCCGGTAGCGGTCCGGGTAGTGGTTTGGCTTACGCACACGGTTCCTATCGCTGCATGGGCGGTCGGAGCGATGGCTCTGGCTGGTGGGACAATAATCAGGCATCGTCTTTGCCGAAACAGTGGAAAGGTCTACTACATGCGGTGGGGACGCTTGGGCTCGATACCGAACGGATGGCCAGTGTCGTCGATGGAACTTCCAACACGCTCGTGATTGGTGAAATGAGCACGCGAACGGAAACCCGCCGTGGTACGTTCTGGGCCTACAGCTACACGTCGTACAATTCTTCCGATGCCCATGATCAGCCTCGTACATTGATCAGCGATTACAACAAGTGCGTCGCCATCGGTGGATCCGGTGGATCGAACTCCTGTAAGCGAGGTTGGGGTAGCTTCCATGCTGGCGGCAACTTGGATTTCCTGTTGGCCGACGGTTCCGTGAAGTTGGTTCCACTGACGATTGATATGCAGGTCTGGGTGAACGGTGCCACGATCGCCGGAAGCGAGGCAACGACACTTCCTTGA
- a CDS encoding bifunctional nuclease family protein, with product MPIQMELSRIIISEINDQQVIYLKEVDGDRQFPIMIGIFEATSIHRRVKEFIPPRPLTHDLIVSIVERLGGELDSVIINDLKEGTYFANLRVKVDGELISVDARPSDAIAVAVTSQPHLPIYVEEHVLEESEV from the coding sequence ATGCCGATCCAGATGGAACTCTCGCGGATCATTATCAGCGAGATCAACGACCAGCAGGTTATTTATTTGAAGGAAGTGGACGGGGACCGTCAGTTCCCGATCATGATTGGTATCTTCGAGGCGACCAGCATTCATCGTCGTGTGAAAGAGTTCATCCCGCCTCGCCCACTGACCCACGATTTAATCGTAAGCATTGTCGAGCGATTAGGGGGAGAGCTCGATAGCGTCATCATCAACGATCTGAAAGAGGGAACCTACTTCGCTAATCTGCGGGTAAAGGTTGATGGTGAATTGATCTCGGTCGACGCTCGTCCGTCCGATGCGATCGCAGTAGCTGTCACTAGCCAGCCTCACCTGCCTATCTACGTCGAAGAGCATGTACTCGAAGAGTCGGAAGTTTAA
- the cimA gene encoding citramalate synthase, with translation MKKIEIYDTTLRDGAQGEGVSFSLQDKLAITQRLDEIGVDFIEGGYPLSNEKDAEYFRRVQELDLKQIKVCAFGMTRRKGMEAKDDPGMQALLNSGAPVVTIVGKTHDFHVTDVLRVSLEENLSMIADSIGLMVAEGREAIYDAEHFFDGWKANPDYAAQTIQAAAKAGARMVVLCDTNGGSLPEEVAELVKAAIDALSEYNVPVGIHTHNDGELAVANALAAVDAGALQIQGTINGFGERCGNADLISCVANLALKKKGYEVLGGDGLDHLTELSRFVYDTANVNRRNNQAFVGQSAFAHKGGMHVHAVNRAASSYEHISPELVGNERRVLVSELSGRSNIMALTTKMNIEQDREVMDKILARVVELENKGFQFEAAEASFELLVRKILGTFTSHFETLKYHVEIEDFVDRQDMELTTEATIKLNVNGSQKHEVGEGDGPIDALSAALRKALDVAFPNLKRMKLVDYKVRVVNSEAGTAARTRVQIECSDEHDVWGTIGVSENIIQASWNALVDAVEYKLHKDESAAKASTNKEVAATN, from the coding sequence ATGAAGAAGATTGAAATTTACGACACGACCCTGCGTGATGGAGCCCAAGGGGAAGGCGTTAGCTTTTCTTTGCAGGACAAGCTGGCAATCACACAGCGTCTGGACGAAATTGGCGTCGACTTCATTGAAGGGGGCTACCCTCTTTCTAACGAGAAAGACGCCGAGTACTTCCGTCGCGTGCAAGAGCTCGACCTGAAGCAGATCAAGGTCTGCGCTTTTGGTATGACACGCCGCAAGGGGATGGAAGCCAAGGACGATCCCGGCATGCAGGCTCTGCTGAACTCCGGAGCACCTGTGGTGACGATTGTCGGTAAGACGCACGACTTCCATGTGACCGATGTGCTGCGGGTCTCGTTGGAAGAAAACCTTTCGATGATCGCCGATTCGATTGGCCTGATGGTCGCAGAAGGACGGGAAGCGATCTATGACGCCGAGCACTTCTTTGACGGCTGGAAGGCCAACCCTGACTACGCCGCTCAAACCATACAAGCTGCCGCCAAAGCTGGCGCCAGGATGGTCGTGCTGTGTGATACCAACGGGGGCAGTCTTCCGGAAGAAGTCGCCGAGTTGGTGAAAGCCGCAATCGATGCTTTGTCGGAATACAACGTGCCAGTCGGCATCCATACCCACAACGACGGCGAACTTGCCGTGGCCAATGCCTTGGCGGCTGTCGATGCGGGCGCGTTGCAGATCCAAGGAACCATTAATGGCTTTGGCGAACGCTGCGGTAACGCCGATCTGATTTCGTGCGTGGCGAACCTTGCATTAAAGAAAAAAGGTTACGAAGTGCTAGGCGGGGATGGGCTCGATCACCTGACCGAGTTGTCCCGATTTGTTTACGACACGGCCAACGTCAATCGCCGCAACAATCAGGCATTCGTCGGACAAAGTGCGTTCGCTCACAAAGGGGGAATGCACGTACACGCGGTGAATCGAGCTGCTTCCAGCTACGAACATATTTCGCCCGAGTTGGTTGGCAACGAACGTCGCGTGCTAGTCAGCGAACTCTCCGGTCGCTCGAACATCATGGCTCTCACCACCAAGATGAATATCGAGCAAGATCGCGAAGTGATGGATAAGATCCTCGCCCGCGTGGTCGAACTGGAAAACAAAGGCTTTCAGTTCGAGGCAGCCGAAGCGTCGTTCGAGCTTTTGGTACGCAAAATACTGGGAACGTTTACCTCGCACTTCGAGACGCTCAAGTACCACGTCGAGATCGAAGACTTCGTCGATCGACAAGACATGGAGTTGACCACCGAGGCAACGATCAAGCTGAACGTCAACGGCAGCCAAAAACATGAAGTGGGCGAAGGGGACGGCCCGATCGATGCATTGAGTGCCGCCCTGCGTAAAGCGCTCGACGTCGCTTTTCCGAACCTGAAACGTATGAAGCTAGTCGATTACAAGGTACGCGTGGTGAACAGCGAAGCAGGTACCGCCGCTCGCACTCGCGTTCAGATCGAATGCAGCGACGAGCACGACGTGTGGGGGACAATCGGCGTGAGTGAGAACATCATTCAGGCCAGCTGGAATGCCCTGGTCGACGCCGTGGAATACAAACTACATAAAGACGAGTCCGCCGCCAAAGCTTCCACGAACAAGGAAGTCGCCGCGACAAACTAG
- a CDS encoding valine--tRNA ligase produces the protein MVAFSAQDIPNRFDFSISPKIYEYWESKRFFHSEPDPNRKPFTIVIPPPNVTGALHLGHALNNTLQDVLIRYKRMKGFNTLWIPGTDHAGIATQAVVERRIFEQEKKSRHDLGREELVRRIWDWKDQYEARILGQLKRLGSSCDWERTRFTLDERCARAVRRTFFDLFAKQWIYKGKRLVNWDTFLQTAVSDDEVFDETTDGHFWHFKYPVIDPKPGEPKYVTIATTRPETMLGDTAVAVHPNPEKALNTIEAELKEKLKEAAGKDKPAIQEQLDQIAERRETMLPQLIQLRDMALDGRKLMLPLVDREIPLVADQWAKPELGSGCVKITPAHDPNDYEVGRRQDLPMINILNPDGTMNEVTGEYVGLTIPKAREAVVRDLEALQLMEKVEDRKIEMPYSDRSKTPIEPYLADQWFVKMDDLAQSAMDAVKDGRVKIFPQRYANGYLDWLSEKRDWPVSRQLWWGHQIPIWSQECAHKEDHDALVAKLDADPDIQSHKVNYQIERDVELEAAEKTGTIQGAARAAMPYSQVHVCIADEDDTLAAKYEAMGFVREEDVLDTWFSSALWPHSTLGWPEHTPELEYYYPTSTLITSRDIITLWVARMVLAGINNMGEIPFREVFIHPTILDGLGERMSKSKGNGVDPLDVIDRFGADSLRFGLAYLTTETQDVRMPVQFECPHCNALLDQTKKNRQQPRIECKKCGKAFSTQWAESEEDKALPRGSVVSERFELGRNFCNKLWNAARFTMMNLEGYTPGTVSDDELQLEDRWILSRLHTVTKEVERCYENYGYADAARATYDFAWDEFCNFYVEILKERFQDEKQRPTAQRVITYVLDSMLRLLHPIIPFITEEIWQTLGKIAPMRGLEQVTEATESIMESSWPEIAAKWEDGTIETQFSVFQETLGSLREIRSRQNIGPKDTMEFVIRCDDAKAKLLGTMSPYFLSMNNARSCGLGNAVEVPETNATITAGDMEIFVDLKDFIDVEAEIERNEKLKSKLVQLVTTKEKKLSNDSFVSRAPADIVAKERESLEQARQELERVISALARLRESAAK, from the coding sequence CTGGTGGCGTTTTCCGCTCAGGACATTCCAAATCGTTTTGATTTCTCGATCTCGCCCAAAATCTACGAGTATTGGGAATCGAAGCGTTTCTTCCATAGCGAGCCCGATCCTAATCGCAAACCCTTCACGATTGTGATTCCCCCACCCAATGTGACCGGGGCGTTGCATCTGGGGCACGCGCTCAACAACACATTGCAAGACGTGTTGATCCGTTACAAGCGGATGAAAGGTTTCAACACCCTCTGGATTCCTGGTACCGACCATGCCGGTATCGCCACACAGGCGGTGGTCGAGCGTCGCATCTTCGAGCAGGAGAAGAAGAGCCGGCACGACCTGGGCCGCGAAGAACTGGTCCGCCGTATCTGGGATTGGAAAGATCAGTACGAGGCCCGCATTCTTGGTCAGCTGAAGCGTCTAGGAAGCAGCTGCGACTGGGAGCGAACGCGTTTCACGTTAGACGAACGCTGTGCCCGCGCGGTGCGACGAACCTTCTTCGACTTGTTTGCCAAGCAGTGGATCTACAAAGGCAAACGTCTGGTCAACTGGGATACGTTCCTGCAAACGGCTGTGAGCGACGACGAAGTGTTCGACGAAACGACCGATGGTCATTTCTGGCACTTCAAATACCCGGTGATCGATCCCAAGCCGGGTGAACCCAAGTACGTGACGATCGCGACGACTCGTCCTGAAACAATGCTTGGCGATACCGCTGTGGCCGTCCATCCGAATCCGGAGAAGGCGCTCAACACGATCGAAGCGGAATTGAAAGAAAAACTGAAAGAAGCCGCTGGCAAAGACAAGCCGGCGATCCAGGAACAGCTCGATCAAATTGCGGAACGTCGCGAGACGATGCTCCCGCAATTGATTCAGCTACGCGACATGGCCCTCGATGGTCGCAAACTGATGCTGCCGCTGGTCGATCGCGAAATTCCGCTCGTGGCCGATCAATGGGCGAAGCCGGAACTCGGCTCTGGCTGCGTGAAAATCACGCCGGCTCACGATCCGAACGACTACGAGGTGGGACGTCGGCAAGACTTGCCGATGATCAACATCTTGAATCCTGACGGCACCATGAACGAGGTGACCGGCGAATATGTGGGGCTCACAATTCCGAAAGCTCGCGAAGCGGTGGTGCGCGATCTGGAAGCATTGCAGCTGATGGAGAAGGTGGAAGATCGCAAGATCGAAATGCCGTACTCCGATCGCAGTAAGACACCGATCGAGCCGTACCTGGCCGACCAGTGGTTCGTCAAAATGGACGACCTCGCCCAAAGCGCGATGGACGCGGTGAAAGATGGCCGCGTGAAGATCTTCCCGCAACGATACGCCAACGGCTATCTCGACTGGCTGAGCGAAAAGCGAGACTGGCCGGTCAGTCGCCAATTGTGGTGGGGACATCAAATTCCGATCTGGTCGCAAGAGTGTGCCCACAAGGAAGATCACGACGCGCTGGTGGCCAAGTTGGATGCTGATCCGGATATTCAAAGCCATAAGGTGAACTACCAGATCGAACGCGATGTCGAACTGGAAGCTGCTGAGAAGACTGGGACGATTCAAGGTGCCGCTCGGGCCGCGATGCCGTACAGCCAGGTGCATGTGTGCATCGCCGACGAAGACGACACGTTGGCTGCCAAGTACGAAGCGATGGGCTTCGTCCGCGAAGAAGATGTGCTTGATACCTGGTTCAGCTCGGCTCTGTGGCCGCATTCGACACTCGGTTGGCCAGAGCACACTCCCGAGCTCGAATATTACTATCCCACCAGTACGCTGATTACCAGCCGCGACATCATTACGTTGTGGGTGGCTCGCATGGTGCTGGCCGGTATCAACAACATGGGTGAGATTCCGTTCCGCGAAGTCTTCATTCACCCGACCATCTTAGATGGCCTTGGCGAACGAATGAGCAAGTCGAAGGGGAACGGTGTCGACCCACTTGATGTGATCGATCGTTTCGGCGCCGACTCGTTACGCTTCGGATTGGCCTATCTGACCACCGAAACGCAAGACGTGCGCATGCCGGTGCAGTTCGAGTGCCCGCATTGCAACGCGTTGCTCGATCAGACAAAGAAGAATCGCCAACAGCCGCGCATCGAATGCAAGAAGTGTGGTAAAGCGTTCAGTACCCAATGGGCGGAAAGTGAAGAAGACAAGGCGTTGCCTCGCGGCTCTGTCGTGAGCGAACGGTTTGAGCTGGGACGGAACTTCTGCAACAAGCTATGGAATGCAGCTCGCTTCACGATGATGAACCTGGAAGGTTACACACCAGGTACCGTCTCGGACGACGAACTTCAGCTGGAAGATCGTTGGATTCTATCGCGGCTGCATACCGTGACCAAGGAAGTGGAACGTTGCTACGAAAACTACGGCTATGCCGACGCGGCGCGGGCTACGTATGATTTCGCTTGGGACGAGTTCTGCAACTTCTACGTGGAAATCTTGAAAGAGCGTTTCCAAGATGAGAAGCAGCGTCCAACGGCGCAGCGCGTGATCACTTACGTACTCGATAGCATGCTGCGACTGCTGCATCCGATCATTCCATTCATCACCGAAGAGATCTGGCAGACCCTCGGCAAGATTGCACCGATGCGTGGTTTAGAGCAGGTCACCGAAGCGACCGAAAGCATCATGGAAAGCTCTTGGCCAGAGATCGCTGCCAAGTGGGAAGATGGTACGATCGAGACACAGTTCTCGGTCTTCCAGGAAACCCTGGGCAGTTTGCGTGAAATTCGTAGCCGGCAAAACATTGGTCCTAAAGACACGATGGAGTTCGTCATTCGCTGCGACGACGCCAAGGCCAAGCTGCTAGGCACGATGTCTCCTTACTTCCTGTCGATGAACAATGCTCGTAGCTGTGGCTTAGGAAACGCGGTGGAGGTTCCCGAAACCAACGCCACGATCACCGCGGGCGACATGGAGATTTTTGTCGACCTCAAGGACTTCATCGATGTCGAAGCGGAGATTGAGCGAAATGAAAAGCTGAAATCGAAGCTCGTCCAACTGGTGACAACCAAGGAGAAGAAGCTGAGCAACGACAGCTTCGTCAGCCGTGCCCCCGCCGATATCGTGGCGAAAGAGCGGGAGAGTCTGGAGCAAGCTCGCCAGGAACTCGAGCGCGTCATATCCGCACTCGCTCGCTTACGGGAGTCGGCTGCAAAGTAA